A genomic window from Phyllopteryx taeniolatus isolate TA_2022b chromosome 2, UOR_Ptae_1.2, whole genome shotgun sequence includes:
- the mtmr10 gene encoding myotubularin-related protein 10 has protein sequence MFSVKPMKPTFKCYLPPLQSEVKKTVDPPIKKLEAKLLPGEIVVNEVNFVRKCISAESSHDDLWGKLICTNFKVSFIPQDAPPKPKFQLSHLLLGEHDIPLTCLEHVVTVNDTKGKKKVLGSNQKLKFNPTELILYCKDLRIIRFCFDEAGPESAKKVCLAIAHYSHPADLHLLFGFEYQGRRYHESKAERLNEGVRRGALQTPIFDRRSEWDREIKRTGASEWRVCSINEFYHISSSLPEYIVVPVSLADQDLKQYSIFLTGNRVPLWCWNHRNGSALVRMASVCDPVQQRKIEQRIITAITKSHPQCSEVFSSDLDKCLPNIQDIQSSFVKIRQICVIDPFEESEERWLSSIENSRWLEYVRAFLKHAAEIVYHLDGRNVSVILLEEEDRDLNCVVSSLVQLMVDPHYRSIVGFQGLVQKEWVMAGHRFLDRCNHLKKNDKEESPLFMLFLDCVWQMMNQYPAAFEFTEAYLTVLSDSMWIPLFSTFLFSSPKQRAQHLIDFARNKAIPQGEDPVVYFPPVWDWSQQFSTKDQTLFNNPMYVGKGAACVLNGEVKSFRRTKKYGSIFRGASASLRNGLKGGDEAITRRGSLGSELKPDFSPMKYVVESPSERFFREWFSRPADQQGLLIPLLTPSHVALWKLYFLRWVPEACISKGGSITAYHKLSQLVDEIEMLQKHLRQYKAPTPSGTPLPSPKGPPADQRRMYFEAASPNDSPPEFLSSSFPFTPVGNLCRRSIHGTPISKFLNGARIWLSTETLANDAL, from the exons ATGTTTTCTGTCAAACCCATGAAACCAACCTTCAAGTGTTATCTTCCTCCTCTGCAG AGTGAAGTGAAGAAAACTGTTGACCCCCCTATTAAAAAGTTGGAGGCCAAGCTACTTCCAG GGGAGATAGTAGTTAACGAGGTGAACTTCGTGAGGAAATGCATCAGTGCTGAAAGCAGCCATGATGACCTGTGGGGGAAGTTGATCTGTACCAACTTTAAGGTCTCCTTCATCCCTCAAGATGCTCCACCTAAACCG AAGTTTCAGCTGTCCCACCTGCTGCTTGGAGAGCATGATATCCCCCTGACATGTTTAGAGCATGTGGTAACAG TCAATGATACAAAGGGGAAGAAGAAAGTTTTGGGATCAAACCAGAAACTCAAGTTTAACCCCACTGAGCTCATCCTTTACTGCAAAGACTTGCGAATCATAAGGTTCTGCTTTGACGAGGCCGGGCCTGAGAGTGCTAAAAAG GTTTGTCTCGCTATTGCTCACTACTCCCACCCAGCTGATCTGCACCTGCTGTTTGGCTTTGAGTATCAGGGCCGACGGTACCATGAATCCAAAG CTGAGCGACTCAACGAGGGCGTCCGACGAGGAGCATTACAGACTCCTATTTTTGATCGACGGTCTGAGTGGGACCGAGAGATCAAGAGAACGGGCGCCTCTGAGTGGAGGGTGTGCTCCATAAACGAGTTTTACCACATCTCCTCAAG TCTTCCAGAGTACATTGTGGTCCCAGTTTCTCTAGCAGACCAGGATCTAAAACAGTACTCTATATTCTTAACTGGCAACCGCGTCCCA CTTTGGTGCTGGAATCACCGCAATGGAAGTGCTCTTGTGCGCATGGCCAGTGTGTGTGACCCGGTCCAGCAGAGAAAGATTGAGCAGAG GATCATCACTGCCATCACAAAAAGCCACCCACAGTGCAGTGAAGTCTTCAGTTCAGATCTGGACAAGTGTCTGCCCAACATCCAGGACATCCAGAGTTCTTTCGTCAAAATCCGACAGATCTGCGTCATAG ATCCTTTTGAGGAGTCTGAGGAAAGGTGGCTTTCATCCATTGAAAACTCACGATGGCTTGAGTATGTCAG GGCCTTCCTGAAGCACGCAGCTGAAATAGTGTACCACCTGGATGGGAGGAATGTATCAGTCATTCTCCTAG AGGAAGAGGACCGCGACCTGAACTGCGTGGTGTCCTCCTTGGTGCAGCTCATGGTGGACCCTCACTATCGCAGCATTGTTGGATTTCAGGGTTTGGTGCAGAAGGAGTGGGTGATGGCAGGCCATCGCTTCTTGGATAGATGCAACCACTTAAAAAAGAATGACAAAGAGGAG tcCCCACTGTTCATGCTGTTCCTGGACTGTGTGTGGCAAATGATGAACCAATATCCAGCTGCATTTGAGTTCACAGAAGCCTACCTGACTGTGCTAAGTGATAGCATGTGGATTCCACTCTTCAGCACTTTCCTCTTCAGTTCTCCTAAACAGCGAGCTCAGCATTTGATA GACTTTGCAAGGAATAAAGCCATCCCTCAAGGGGAGGACCCAGTTGTGTACTTCCCTCCTGTGTGGGACTGGTCACAACAATTCTCCACCAAAGACCAAACCCTTTTTAACAACCCCATGTATGTTGGCAAAGGAGCTGCATGTGTTCTCAATGGGGAAGTGAAAAGCTTTAGACGCACAAAG AAATACGGTTCCATCTTCCGAGGAGCCTCTGCATCTCTACGTAATGGACTGAAAGGTGGAGACGAGGCGATAACACGACGAGGCTCTCTGGGGTCCGAGCTCAAGCCTGATTTCTCACCCATGAAATATGTGGTGGAGAGCCCGTCGGAGCGCTTCTTCAGAGAGTGGTTCTCTCGACCCGCTGACCAGCAGGGCCTCCTGATCCCCTTGCTCACGCCCTCCCACGTCGCCCTCTGGAAGCTCTACTTCCTTCGCTGGGTGCCAGAGGCCTGCATTTCCAAGGGGGGGTCCATCACTGCTTACCACAAGCTCTCTCAGCTGGTGGACGAGATTGAAATGCTGCAGAAACACCTCAGGCAGTACAAGGCGCCCACTCCGAGTGGCACGCCCCTCCCCAGCCCAAAAGGGCCCCCTGCTGACCAAAGGCGGATGTATTTTGAGGCCGCTTCCCCAAATGATTCCCCTCCAGAATTTCTTTCATCCTCCTTTCCTTTCACCCCAGTAGGAAACCTGTGTCGCCGCAGTATTCACGGAACCCCCATCAGCAAGTTTCTGAACGGGGCGAGGATCTGGCTCTCCACAGAGACGCTCGCTAACGACGCCCTTTGA
- the atxn1l gene encoding ataxin-1-like gives MKPAQERNQECLPPKKRDLPVSNCGSAAGTPGAGTAVERERGGGAAASGGGSIVGEDEAGSIQNCVANSDSQGGPPSGEWLRAQPGLHYGVDTSEGISAVPVDQYSMLYKVALPSVTYSPTSPHPVLSHISPAYTVHSPLLQHPGLPYPPLGYAQVPHSSLQFVSSPYAAVPYALPPGFVPGSLISPSGTIPQAHAVPHLVPYPSVIQEGVVSPPPQAQVAAHTFAKVSASSGVPLMLPSEQVAQQHLSTVGVMSATELSSRGMPLFYHPQGAARAPASRDTHSMHQEKEPEINGGDKGQGARELALDSSYPGRNARVQQVTAIPAAHEPNQKRRLSSPGHRSTPDSDLEVQQVVGSLASSSSQSISGGRKEVSFAPLNLSQSVQKARDIHGENPALASGRAAFVAQPVNYGEPRVSGLQQQQQVVQPAHAVMLSNGQPVLIPVEYHPQPQQHYPAQANDGSPKPSFKASDPSARACLPERAGGEPVVPLQQQPQPPAEVTQALASCTVPGPAPGNPSHFMKGAIIQLATGELKRVEDLQTQDFVRSAELSGGLKIDSSMVVDIRASQQRPGLVTLHFTVGEQQSKVTIDVPPEHPFFVFGQGWSSYSPEHTAQLYGLPCHQIQVGDVCVSITLQQQPSQQKAAQHHHPQQQNVAKTVSKSTEHAHQLMGPPAPQQPRPQAHFRTERVHRDRPREAEEDATDREEATHHPEPHMRPSWTSGEHPRSQSGYHLHTDASAFAGAAMGAVLGASQRRWSSPGLQRYSMKGEHGACPQISTSGHIRPSFIPQEVKLSIEGRSNAGK, from the exons ATGAAACCGGCTCAGGAGCGCAACCAGGAGTGCCTGCCTCCTAAGAAGAGGGACCTCCCTGTTAGCAATTGTGGCAGCGCTGCAGGGACACCAGGAGCGGGGACTGCCGTAGAAAgagaacgaggaggaggagcggctgCCAGTGGTGGAGGTAGCATTGTTGGAGAAGATGAAGCGGGCTCCATCCAGAACTGTGTGGCCAACAGTGACTCTCAGGGAGGCCCTCCATCTGGGGAGTGGCTGCGAGCTCAGCCGGGACTTCACTACGGAGTGGACACTTCTGAGGGCATATCAGCAGTTCCAGTAGACCAGTACAGTATGCTTTATAAGGTGGCTCTACCGTCTGTTACATACTCGCCCACCAGTCCTCACCCAGTCTTAAGCCACATCTCTCCAGCCTACACTGTACACTCGCCCCTCTTGCAGCATCCGGGCCTTCCTTATCCTCCTTTGGGCTACGCGCAGGTCCCTCATTCTTCCCTCCAGTTTGTCAGCTCCCCGTATGCGGCAGTACCGTACGCTTTACCTCCCGGCTTTGTCCCCGGTTCGCTAATCTCCCCCTCTGGGACCATCCCTCAGGCCCACGCCGTGCCCCACCTCGTCCCTTACCCATCTGTCATACAAGAAGGGGTGGTCTCCCCACCTCCTCAGGCTCAGGTAGCCGCTCATACCTTTGCCAAAGTTTCCGCATCCAGCGGCGTACCGCTGATGCTGCCTTCAGAGCAGGTCGCCCAGCAGCACCTCAGTACTGTGGGAGTCATGTCCGCCACAGAGCTCAGCTCGCGGGGGATGCCGCTCTTCTATCACCCTCAGGGTGCTGCCAGAGCTCCTGCCTCCAGGGACACCCACAGCATGCATCAGGAAAAGGAGCCAGAGATAAATGGAGGGGACAAGGGCCAGGGGGCCAGGGAGCTCGCGTTGGACTCCTCCTACCCCGGCAGGAATGCACGAGTGCAGCAGGTAACGGCCATCCCTGCGGCGCACGAGCCCAACCAGAAACGCCGGCTGAGCTCACCCGGGCACCGCAGCACTCCAGACAGTGACCTGGAG GTGCAACAGGTGGTTGGCAGTTTGGCTTCCTCCTCCAGCCAAAGTATCAGCGGAGGGCGTAAAGAGGTCTCCTTCGCCCCTTTGAATCTGTCTCAGAGTGTCCAGAAAGCCAGAGACATCCACGGAGAGAACCCGGCTCTCGCTTCTGGCCGTGCCGCGTTCGTTGCCCAACCTGTGAACTATGGTGAGCCCAGAGTGAGCGgactgcagcagcagcaacaagtgGTTCAGCCGGCCCACGCTGTCATGCTATCCAACGGGCAGCCTGTGCTAATCCCTGTGGAGTATCACCCGCAGCCTCAGCAACACTACCCAGCACAGGCTAATGACGGCTCTCCCAAGCCCTCCTTTAAAGCCTCAGATCCTTCAGCCAGAGCTTGCCTCCCCGAGAGAGCTGGGGGCGAGCCGGTCGTACCCCTGCAGCAGCAGCCGCAGCCTCCCGCTGAGGTGACCCAGGCCTTAGCATCCTGCACCGTCCCCGGCCCGGCCCCCGGCAACCCGTCGCACTTCATGAAGGGCGCCATCATCCAGCTGGCCACAGGGGAGCTGAAGCGTGTGGAGGACCTGCAAACTCAGGACTTTGTGCGCAGCGCCGAACTGAGCGGCGGGCTGAAGATCGACTCCAGCATGGTGGTGGACATCCGCGCCAGCCAGCAGAGGCCTGGCCTGGTGACGCTGCACTTTACAGTGGGGGAGCAGCAGAGCAAAGTGACCATCGACGTGCCGCCGGAGCACCCCTTTTTTGTGTTCGGCCAAGGCTGGTCATCCTACAGCCCGGAGCACACCGCGCAGCTCTATGGCTTGCCCTGCCATCAGATCCAAGTCGGGGACGTGTGCGTGTCCATCACGCTGCAGCAGCAACCATCACAGCAGAAAGCCGCACAACACCATCACCCTCAACAGCAGAACGTGGCCAAGACGGTGAGCAAAAGCACCGAACACGCTCACCAGCTCATGGGGCCGCCTGCCCCGCAGCAACCGCGTCCTCAGGCTCATTTCAGGACAGAGCGCGTGCACAGAGACAGGCCGAGGGAGGCCGAAGAAGACGCGACGGACAGGGAAGAAGCCACACACCACCCCGAGCCCCACATGAGACCGAGTTGGACCTCAGGCGAGCACCCCAGGAGTCAGAGCGGCTACCACTTGCACACGGACGCCTCCGCCTTCGCGGGTGCCGCCATGGGGGCCGTGCTGGGCGCTTCTCAGAGACGCTGGTCCTCTCCTGGCCTCCAAAGATACAGTATGAAGGGCGAGCATGGGGCGTGTCCTCAGATCAGCACCTCTGGACACATCCGACCCTCGTTTATCCCCCAGGAGGTCAAACTGTCCATTGAGGGACGCTCGAACGCAGGGAAGTAG